In one window of Erinaceus europaeus chromosome 17, mEriEur2.1, whole genome shotgun sequence DNA:
- the CDC42BPG gene encoding serine/threonine-protein kinase MRCK gamma isoform X1: MERRLRALERLARGEAGGPGLDGLLDLLLGLHQELSSAPLRRERNVAQFLSWASPLVTKVKELRLQREDFEILKVIGRGAFGEVAVVRQRDSGQVFAMKMLHKWEMLKRAETACFREERDVLVKGDSRWVTALHYAFQDEEYLYLVMDYYAGGDLLTLLSRFEDRLPPELAQFYLAEMVLAIHSLHQLGYVHRDVKPDNILLDMNGHIRLADFGSCLRLNTSGTVDSSVAVGTPDYISPEILQAMEEGKGHYGPQCDWWSLGVCAYELLFGETPFYAESLVETYGKIMNHEDHLQFPPDTPDVPASARDLIRQLLCRQEERLGRGGLDDFRKHPFFQGVDWDRLASSTAPYIPELQGPMDTSNFDVDDDTLNHPGTLPPPSHGVFSGHHLPFVGFTYTSSSAGPDGNSEQPAAALERKLRGLEQEKAELSRKLQEALHSPSDRRELEQLRKEVQTLRNRLAAETLRDTKSPSSQTDGSDLRQERDQPHQELAEARVHQAELLRGLEEAQALGSQLQAAQAVQKELQSHVATLSREVTQAQQEGGPEPETPRVKTVHAIPETNGTRSPEAELREEVAVLRGQLEQARGSRGKEELVLGRLQEENQRLSREQERLVEELEREQQDKQRLEGERRETEKNWEAQIADILTWVNDEKVSRGYLQTLATKMAEELETLRNAGTQTLPTRPLQDHQWKARRLQKMEASARLELQSALEAEIRAKQGLQERLTRVLEAQLRAESRLQEAEQRSQGLQRELMALREELHARGPGDTKSLNPFIPFLSFRSSERDANKETGITGEAPRSGPEPELRPKGRRSLRLGAVFPRTSATTPSPVEGPTAKPGSHSLRPRSFPSPTKCLRCTSLMLGLCRQGLSCDTCGYFCHSTCAPLAPPCPVPPDLLRTALGVHPETGTGTAYEGFLSVPRPSGVRRGWQRVYAALSDSRLLLFDAPEARASPASGALLQVLDLRDPQFSASPVLASDVIHAQPRDLPRIFRVTASQLAVPPATCTVLLLADSEAERERWLQVLGELQRLLQDARPRPRPVYALKEAYDNGLPLLSHTLCAAILDQERLALGTEEGLFVIHLHTNDIFQVGECRQVQRLAVSAGAGLLVALCGRGPSVRLFLLAELESGEAAGAKIAESRGCQALVAGRILQARTPVLCVAVKRQVLCYQLGPGPGPWHHRIRELQAPAPVQSLGLLGDRLCVGAAGAFALYPLLNEAAPLALGAALVPEELPPTRGGLGEALGAVELSLSEFLLLFAAVGVYVDGAGRRSRAHELLWPAVPTGWGYSAPYLTVFSDNALDVFDVRRAEWVQTVPLKKVRPLNPEGSLFLYGTEKVRLTYLRNRLAEKDEFDIPDLTDNSRRQLFRTKSKRRFFFRVADEQRLQQRREMLKDPFVRSKLISQPTNFNHLVHVGPTDGKPGARALSPAPGEKGRGGRTSGQQRPHSFSEASRRTVSVSSEGLGGDANSTVKRKPWTSLSSESVSCPQGSLSPATSLAQVSERPRSLPLAPESENTV; encoded by the exons ATGGAGCGGCGGCTGCGGGCGCTGGAGCGGCTGGCGCGGGGCGAGGCGGGCGGCCCGGGGCTCGACGGCCTCCTGGACCTGCTGCTCGGGCTGCACCAGGAGCTCAGCAGCGCCCCCCTGCGGCGGGAGCGCAACGTGGCGCAGTTCCTGAGCTGGG CCAGCCCCTTGGTGACTAAGGTGAAGGAGCTGCGGCTGCAGAGGGAGGACTTTGAGATCCTGAAGGTGATCGGCCGCGGGGCCTTCGGGGAG GTTGCTGTGGTGAGGCAGAGGGATAGCGGGCAGGTCTTTGCCATGAAGATGCTGCACAAATGGGAGATGCTGAAGAGGGCCGAG ACGGCCTGTTTCCGGGAGGAGCGAGATGTCCTGGTGAAGGGGGACAGCCGCTGGGTGACGGCTCTGCATTACGCCTTCCAAGACGAGGAGTACCTG TACCTGGTCATGGACTACTATGCGGGCGGAGACCTGCTCACGCTGCTGAGCCGCTTCGAGGACCGCCTGCCGCCCGAGCTGGCGCAGTTCTACCTGGCGGAGATGGTGCTGGCCATCCACTCGCTGCACCAGCTGGGCTACGTGCACAG GGACGTCAAGCCAGACAATATCCTACTGGACATGAATGGGCACATCCGGCTGGCCGACTTCGGCTCCTGCCTTCGCCTCAACACCAGTGGCACG GTGGACTCATCAGTGGCGGTGGGGACACCAGACTACATCTCCCCGGAGATCCTGCAGGCCATGGAGGAGGGCAAGGGCCATTACGGTCCCCAGTGTGACTGGTGGTCGCTGGGCGTGTGTGCCTACGAGCTGCTCTTCGGGGAGACGCCCTTCTACGCCGAGTCGCTGGTGGAGACCTACGGCAAGATCATGAACCATGAG GACCACCTGCAGTTTCCCCCGGACACGCCCGATGTTCCGGCCAGCGCCCGGGATCTGATCCGCCAGCTGCTGTGCCGCCAAGAGGAGCGGCTGGGCCGAGGGGGGCTGGATGACTTCCGCAAGCATCCCTTCTTCCAGGGCGTGGACTGGGACCGGCTGGCCTCCAGCACGGCCCCCTATATCCCTGAGCTCCAAGGGCCCATGGACACCTCCAACTTCGACGTGGATGACGACACCCTCAACCACCCC GGGACCCTGCCACCACCTTCCCACGGGGTCTTCTCGGGACACCACCTGCCCTTCGTGGGTTTCACCTACACCTCGAGCAG CGCGGGCCCCGACGGCAACTCAGAGCAGCCAGCAGCTGCCCTGGAGCGGAAGCTTCGGGGCCTGGAGCAGgagaaggcagagctgagccGCAAACTCCAAG AGGCCCTGCATAGCCCCTCAGACCGTCGGGAACTGGAGCAGCTCCGAAAGGAGGTGCAGACCCTGCGGAACAGGCTGGCAG CAGAGACCCTGAGGGACACCAAGTCCCCCTCGTCCCAGACGGATGGCAGTGACCTCCGGCAGGAGAGGGACCAGCCCCACCAG GAGCTGGCAGAGGCTCGGGTGCACCAGGCGGAGCTGCTGCGGGGGCTGGAGGAGGCCCAGGCCCTGGGCTCCCAGCTGCAGGCCGCCCAAGCCGTGCAGAAGGAG CTCCAGTCCCACGTGGCCACCCTTAGTCGGGAGGTGACTCAAGCACAACAGGAAGGCGGCCCTGAGCCAGAGACACCCCGAGTCAAG ACCGTCCACGCCATCCCTGAGACCAACGGCACGAGGTCCCCCGAAGCCGAGCTGAGAGAGGAGGTGGCCGTCCTGCGCGGGCAGCTGGAGCAGGCCCGGGG CTCCCGAGGGAAGGAGGAACTCGTGCTGGGCCGGCTGCAGGAGGAGAACCAGCGGCTGAGCAGAGAGCAGGAGCGG CTGGTGGAGGAGCTAGAGCGGGAACAGCAGGACAAGCAGCGGCTGGAGGGCGAAcggcgggagacagagaagaactgGGAGGCCCAGATCGCAGACATCCTGACCTG GGTGAACGACGAGAAGGTGTCCAGGGGCTACCTGCAGACTCTGGCCACCAAGATGGCCGAGGAGCTGGAGACGCTGCGGAATGCGGGCACCCAGACGCTGCCCACCAGGCCGCTG CAGGACCACCAGTGGAAGGCGCGGCGGCTGCAGAAGATGGAGGCCTCGGCCCGGCTGGAGCTGCAGTCGGCACTGGAGGCCGAGATCCGCGCCAAGCAGGGCCTGCAGGAGCGGCTGACGCGGGTGCTGGAGGCCCAGCTGCGCGCCGAGAG CCGTCTGCAGGAGGCCGAGCAGCGGAGCCAGGGCCTGCAGCGGGAGCTGATGGCGCTGAGGGAGGAGTTGCATGCCCGCGGGCCTGGGG acaccaagtccctgAACCCCTTCATCCCCTTCCTGTCCTTCCGGAGCTCAGAG agggaTGCCAACAAGGAGACTGGCATCACAGGAGAGGCCCCGAGGTCCGGGCCTGAGCCCGAGCTGAGGCCCAAAGGCCGCCGCAGCCTGCGTCTGGGG gctgTGTTCCCCAGAACCTCAGCTACCACACCATCCCCGGTGGAAGGTCCCACTGCCAAG CCTGGCTCACACTCACTGCGTCCCCGGAGCTTCCCTTCCCCCACCAAGTGTCTGCGCTGCACCTCGCTGATGCTGGGCCTGTGCCGCCAGGGGCTGAGCTGCGACA CCTGCGGCTACTTCTGCCACTCCACCTGCGCCCCGCTGGCACCCCCCTGCCCTGTGCCCCCTGACCTCCTCCGCACCGCCCTGGGAGTGCACCCCGAGACGGGCACGGGCACCGCCTACGAGGGCTTCCTGTCg GTACCGCGACCCTCGGGCGTCCGGCGGGGCTGGCAGCGGGTGTACGCGGCGCTCAGCGACTCTCGCCTGCTGCTGTTCGATGCCCCCGAGGCTCGGGCCAGCCCAGCCAGTGGGGCACTCCTGCAGGTGCTGGATCTGAG GGACCCTCAGTTCTCGGCCAGCCCCGTGCTGGCCTCCGATGTCATCCATGCCCAGCCCCGGGACCTCCCCCGCATCTTTCGG GTGACGGCCTCCCAGCTGGCGGTGCCCCCGGCCACCTGCACAGTGCTGCTGCTGGCGGACAGCGAGGCCGAGCGGGAGCGCTGGCTGCAGGTGCTGGGTGAGCTGCAGCGCCTCCTGCAGGACGCCCGGCCTCGACCCCGGCCCGTGTACGCGCTCAAGGAGGCCTATGACAATGGGCTGCCGCTCCTGTCCCACACGCTCTGTGCCGCCATCCTTG ACCAGGAGCGACTGGCCCTGGGCACGGAGGAGGGGCTTTTTGTGATCCACCTGCACACCAACG atatctTCCAGGTGGGCGAGTGCCGGCAGGTGCAGCGGCTGGCGGTGAGCGCAGGCGCCGGCCTCCTGGTGGCCCTGTGCGGGCGCGGCCCCAGCGTGCGCCTCTTCCTGCTGGCAGAGCTGGAGAGCGGGGAGGCAGCTGGCGCCAAGATCGCCGAGTCTCGGGGCTGCCAGGCGCTAGTGGCGGGGCGCATCCTGCAGGCTCGCACGCCCGTGCTCTGCGTGGCCGTCAAACGCCAGGTGCTGTGCTACCAGCTGGGCCCggggcctgggccctggcaccacCGCATCCGTGAGCTGCAGGCCCCCGCGCCTGTGCAGAGCCTGGGGCTGCTGGGCGACCGGCTGTGTGTGGGCGCCGCCGGGGCCTTTGCCCTCTACCCGCTGCTCAACGAGGCTGCGCCCCTGGCCTTGGGGGCTGCGCTGGTGCCTGAAGAGCTGCCCCCAACGCGCGGGGGCCTGGGCGAGGCGCTGGGCGCCGTGGAGCTCAGCCTCAGCGAGTTTCTGCTGCTCTTCGCTGCCGTGGGCGTCTACGTGGACGGGGCTGGTCGCAGATCTCGGGCCCACGAGCTGCTGTGGCCTGCTGTGCCCACAGGCTGGG gctACAGCGCCCCCTACCTGACAGTGTTCAGTGACAACGCCCTGGACGTGTTCGACGTGCGGCGAGCGGAATGGGTGCAGACTGTGCCCCTCAAGAAG GTGCGACCCCTGAACCCCGAGGGCTCCCTGTTCCTCTACGGCACGGAGAAGGTCCGCCTGACCTACCTCAGGAACCGGCTGGCAG AGAAGGACGAGTTCGACATCCCCGACCTCACGGACAACAGCCGGCGCCAGCTGTTCCGCACCAAGAGCAAGCGCCGCTTCTTCTTCCGCGTGGCCGACGAGCAGCGGCTGCAGCAGCGCAG GGAGATGCTGAAGGACCCTTTCGTTCGCTCCAAACTCATCTCACAGCCCACTAACTTCAACCACCTGGTGCACGTGGGCCCCACCGATGGGAAACCCGGAGCCCGGGCCCTGTCCCCG GCTCCCGGAGAGAAGGGCCGAGGTGGCCGCACCTCCGGCCAGCAGCGACCACACAGCTTCTCAGAGGCATCGCGGCGCACCGTCTCCGTGAGCAGCGAAGGACTTGGAGGGGACGCAAACTCCA CAGTGAAGAGGAAGCCCTGGACGTCTCTGTCCAGCGAGTCGGTGTCCTGCCCCCAGGGGTCTCTGAGCCCCGCGACCTCGCTGGCACAG gtctcAGAGCGGCCCCGGAGCCTCCCTCTGGCCCCCGAATCTGAGAACACTGTGTGA
- the CDC42BPG gene encoding serine/threonine-protein kinase MRCK gamma isoform X4: MERRLRALERLARGEAGGPGLDGLLDLLLGLHQELSSAPLRRERNVAQFLSWASPLVTKVKELRLQREDFEILKVIGRGAFGEVAVVRQRDSGQVFAMKMLHKWEMLKRAETACFREERDVLVKGDSRWVTALHYAFQDEEYLYLVMDYYAGGDLLTLLSRFEDRLPPELAQFYLAEMVLAIHSLHQLGYVHRDVKPDNILLDMNGHIRLADFGSCLRLNTSGTVDSSVAVGTPDYISPEILQAMEEGKGHYGPQCDWWSLGVCAYELLFGETPFYAESLVETYGKIMNHEDHLQFPPDTPDVPASARDLIRQLLCRQEERLGRGGLDDFRKHPFFQGVDWDRLASSTAPYIPELQGPMDTSNFDVDDDTLNHPGTLPPPSHGVFSGHHLPFVGFTYTSSSAGPDGNSEQPAAALERKLRGLEQEKAELSRKLQEALHSPSDRRELEQLRKEVQTLRNRLAETLRDTKSPSSQTDGSDLRQERDQPHQELAEARVHQAELLRGLEEAQALGSQLQAAQAVQKELQSHVATLSREVTQAQQEGGPEPETPRVKTVHAIPETNGTRSPEAELREEVAVLRGQLEQARGSRGKEELVLGRLQEENQRLSREQERLVEELEREQQDKQRLEGERRETEKNWEAQIADILTWVNDEKVSRGYLQTLATKMAEELETLRNAGTQTLPTRPLQDHQWKARRLQKMEASARLELQSALEAEIRAKQGLQERLTRVLEAQLRAESRLQEAEQRSQGLQRELMALREELHARGPGDTKSLNPFIPFLSFRSSERDANKETGITGEAPRSGPEPELRPKGRRSLRLGAVFPRTSATTPSPVEGPTAKPGSHSLRPRSFPSPTKCLRCTSLMLGLCRQGLSCDTCGYFCHSTCAPLAPPCPVPPDLLRTALGVHPETGTGTAYEGFLSVPRPSGVRRGWQRVYAALSDSRLLLFDAPEARASPASGALLQVLDLRDPQFSASPVLASDVIHAQPRDLPRIFRVTASQLAVPPATCTVLLLADSEAERERWLQVLGELQRLLQDARPRPRPVYALKEAYDNGLPLLSHTLCAAILDQERLALGTEEGLFVIHLHTNDIFQVGECRQVQRLAVSAGAGLLVALCGRGPSVRLFLLAELESGEAAGAKIAESRGCQALVAGRILQARTPVLCVAVKRQVLCYQLGPGPGPWHHRIRELQAPAPVQSLGLLGDRLCVGAAGAFALYPLLNEAAPLALGAALVPEELPPTRGGLGEALGAVELSLSEFLLLFAAVGVYVDGAGRRSRAHELLWPAVPTGWGYSAPYLTVFSDNALDVFDVRRAEWVQTVPLKKVRPLNPEGSLFLYGTEKVRLTYLRNRLAEKDEFDIPDLTDNSRRQLFRTKSKRRFFFRVADEQRLQQRREMLKDPFVRSKLISQPTNFNHLVHVGPTDGKPGARALSPAPGEKGRGGRTSGQQRPHSFSEASRRTVSVSSEGLGGDANSTVKRKPWTSLSSESVSCPQGSLSPATSLAQVSERPRSLPLAPESENTV; encoded by the exons ATGGAGCGGCGGCTGCGGGCGCTGGAGCGGCTGGCGCGGGGCGAGGCGGGCGGCCCGGGGCTCGACGGCCTCCTGGACCTGCTGCTCGGGCTGCACCAGGAGCTCAGCAGCGCCCCCCTGCGGCGGGAGCGCAACGTGGCGCAGTTCCTGAGCTGGG CCAGCCCCTTGGTGACTAAGGTGAAGGAGCTGCGGCTGCAGAGGGAGGACTTTGAGATCCTGAAGGTGATCGGCCGCGGGGCCTTCGGGGAG GTTGCTGTGGTGAGGCAGAGGGATAGCGGGCAGGTCTTTGCCATGAAGATGCTGCACAAATGGGAGATGCTGAAGAGGGCCGAG ACGGCCTGTTTCCGGGAGGAGCGAGATGTCCTGGTGAAGGGGGACAGCCGCTGGGTGACGGCTCTGCATTACGCCTTCCAAGACGAGGAGTACCTG TACCTGGTCATGGACTACTATGCGGGCGGAGACCTGCTCACGCTGCTGAGCCGCTTCGAGGACCGCCTGCCGCCCGAGCTGGCGCAGTTCTACCTGGCGGAGATGGTGCTGGCCATCCACTCGCTGCACCAGCTGGGCTACGTGCACAG GGACGTCAAGCCAGACAATATCCTACTGGACATGAATGGGCACATCCGGCTGGCCGACTTCGGCTCCTGCCTTCGCCTCAACACCAGTGGCACG GTGGACTCATCAGTGGCGGTGGGGACACCAGACTACATCTCCCCGGAGATCCTGCAGGCCATGGAGGAGGGCAAGGGCCATTACGGTCCCCAGTGTGACTGGTGGTCGCTGGGCGTGTGTGCCTACGAGCTGCTCTTCGGGGAGACGCCCTTCTACGCCGAGTCGCTGGTGGAGACCTACGGCAAGATCATGAACCATGAG GACCACCTGCAGTTTCCCCCGGACACGCCCGATGTTCCGGCCAGCGCCCGGGATCTGATCCGCCAGCTGCTGTGCCGCCAAGAGGAGCGGCTGGGCCGAGGGGGGCTGGATGACTTCCGCAAGCATCCCTTCTTCCAGGGCGTGGACTGGGACCGGCTGGCCTCCAGCACGGCCCCCTATATCCCTGAGCTCCAAGGGCCCATGGACACCTCCAACTTCGACGTGGATGACGACACCCTCAACCACCCC GGGACCCTGCCACCACCTTCCCACGGGGTCTTCTCGGGACACCACCTGCCCTTCGTGGGTTTCACCTACACCTCGAGCAG CGCGGGCCCCGACGGCAACTCAGAGCAGCCAGCAGCTGCCCTGGAGCGGAAGCTTCGGGGCCTGGAGCAGgagaaggcagagctgagccGCAAACTCCAAG AGGCCCTGCATAGCCCCTCAGACCGTCGGGAACTGGAGCAGCTCCGAAAGGAGGTGCAGACCCTGCGGAACAGGCTGGCAG AGACCCTGAGGGACACCAAGTCCCCCTCGTCCCAGACGGATGGCAGTGACCTCCGGCAGGAGAGGGACCAGCCCCACCAG GAGCTGGCAGAGGCTCGGGTGCACCAGGCGGAGCTGCTGCGGGGGCTGGAGGAGGCCCAGGCCCTGGGCTCCCAGCTGCAGGCCGCCCAAGCCGTGCAGAAGGAG CTCCAGTCCCACGTGGCCACCCTTAGTCGGGAGGTGACTCAAGCACAACAGGAAGGCGGCCCTGAGCCAGAGACACCCCGAGTCAAG ACCGTCCACGCCATCCCTGAGACCAACGGCACGAGGTCCCCCGAAGCCGAGCTGAGAGAGGAGGTGGCCGTCCTGCGCGGGCAGCTGGAGCAGGCCCGGGG CTCCCGAGGGAAGGAGGAACTCGTGCTGGGCCGGCTGCAGGAGGAGAACCAGCGGCTGAGCAGAGAGCAGGAGCGG CTGGTGGAGGAGCTAGAGCGGGAACAGCAGGACAAGCAGCGGCTGGAGGGCGAAcggcgggagacagagaagaactgGGAGGCCCAGATCGCAGACATCCTGACCTG GGTGAACGACGAGAAGGTGTCCAGGGGCTACCTGCAGACTCTGGCCACCAAGATGGCCGAGGAGCTGGAGACGCTGCGGAATGCGGGCACCCAGACGCTGCCCACCAGGCCGCTG CAGGACCACCAGTGGAAGGCGCGGCGGCTGCAGAAGATGGAGGCCTCGGCCCGGCTGGAGCTGCAGTCGGCACTGGAGGCCGAGATCCGCGCCAAGCAGGGCCTGCAGGAGCGGCTGACGCGGGTGCTGGAGGCCCAGCTGCGCGCCGAGAG CCGTCTGCAGGAGGCCGAGCAGCGGAGCCAGGGCCTGCAGCGGGAGCTGATGGCGCTGAGGGAGGAGTTGCATGCCCGCGGGCCTGGGG acaccaagtccctgAACCCCTTCATCCCCTTCCTGTCCTTCCGGAGCTCAGAG agggaTGCCAACAAGGAGACTGGCATCACAGGAGAGGCCCCGAGGTCCGGGCCTGAGCCCGAGCTGAGGCCCAAAGGCCGCCGCAGCCTGCGTCTGGGG gctgTGTTCCCCAGAACCTCAGCTACCACACCATCCCCGGTGGAAGGTCCCACTGCCAAG CCTGGCTCACACTCACTGCGTCCCCGGAGCTTCCCTTCCCCCACCAAGTGTCTGCGCTGCACCTCGCTGATGCTGGGCCTGTGCCGCCAGGGGCTGAGCTGCGACA CCTGCGGCTACTTCTGCCACTCCACCTGCGCCCCGCTGGCACCCCCCTGCCCTGTGCCCCCTGACCTCCTCCGCACCGCCCTGGGAGTGCACCCCGAGACGGGCACGGGCACCGCCTACGAGGGCTTCCTGTCg GTACCGCGACCCTCGGGCGTCCGGCGGGGCTGGCAGCGGGTGTACGCGGCGCTCAGCGACTCTCGCCTGCTGCTGTTCGATGCCCCCGAGGCTCGGGCCAGCCCAGCCAGTGGGGCACTCCTGCAGGTGCTGGATCTGAG GGACCCTCAGTTCTCGGCCAGCCCCGTGCTGGCCTCCGATGTCATCCATGCCCAGCCCCGGGACCTCCCCCGCATCTTTCGG GTGACGGCCTCCCAGCTGGCGGTGCCCCCGGCCACCTGCACAGTGCTGCTGCTGGCGGACAGCGAGGCCGAGCGGGAGCGCTGGCTGCAGGTGCTGGGTGAGCTGCAGCGCCTCCTGCAGGACGCCCGGCCTCGACCCCGGCCCGTGTACGCGCTCAAGGAGGCCTATGACAATGGGCTGCCGCTCCTGTCCCACACGCTCTGTGCCGCCATCCTTG ACCAGGAGCGACTGGCCCTGGGCACGGAGGAGGGGCTTTTTGTGATCCACCTGCACACCAACG atatctTCCAGGTGGGCGAGTGCCGGCAGGTGCAGCGGCTGGCGGTGAGCGCAGGCGCCGGCCTCCTGGTGGCCCTGTGCGGGCGCGGCCCCAGCGTGCGCCTCTTCCTGCTGGCAGAGCTGGAGAGCGGGGAGGCAGCTGGCGCCAAGATCGCCGAGTCTCGGGGCTGCCAGGCGCTAGTGGCGGGGCGCATCCTGCAGGCTCGCACGCCCGTGCTCTGCGTGGCCGTCAAACGCCAGGTGCTGTGCTACCAGCTGGGCCCggggcctgggccctggcaccacCGCATCCGTGAGCTGCAGGCCCCCGCGCCTGTGCAGAGCCTGGGGCTGCTGGGCGACCGGCTGTGTGTGGGCGCCGCCGGGGCCTTTGCCCTCTACCCGCTGCTCAACGAGGCTGCGCCCCTGGCCTTGGGGGCTGCGCTGGTGCCTGAAGAGCTGCCCCCAACGCGCGGGGGCCTGGGCGAGGCGCTGGGCGCCGTGGAGCTCAGCCTCAGCGAGTTTCTGCTGCTCTTCGCTGCCGTGGGCGTCTACGTGGACGGGGCTGGTCGCAGATCTCGGGCCCACGAGCTGCTGTGGCCTGCTGTGCCCACAGGCTGGG gctACAGCGCCCCCTACCTGACAGTGTTCAGTGACAACGCCCTGGACGTGTTCGACGTGCGGCGAGCGGAATGGGTGCAGACTGTGCCCCTCAAGAAG GTGCGACCCCTGAACCCCGAGGGCTCCCTGTTCCTCTACGGCACGGAGAAGGTCCGCCTGACCTACCTCAGGAACCGGCTGGCAG AGAAGGACGAGTTCGACATCCCCGACCTCACGGACAACAGCCGGCGCCAGCTGTTCCGCACCAAGAGCAAGCGCCGCTTCTTCTTCCGCGTGGCCGACGAGCAGCGGCTGCAGCAGCGCAG GGAGATGCTGAAGGACCCTTTCGTTCGCTCCAAACTCATCTCACAGCCCACTAACTTCAACCACCTGGTGCACGTGGGCCCCACCGATGGGAAACCCGGAGCCCGGGCCCTGTCCCCG GCTCCCGGAGAGAAGGGCCGAGGTGGCCGCACCTCCGGCCAGCAGCGACCACACAGCTTCTCAGAGGCATCGCGGCGCACCGTCTCCGTGAGCAGCGAAGGACTTGGAGGGGACGCAAACTCCA CAGTGAAGAGGAAGCCCTGGACGTCTCTGTCCAGCGAGTCGGTGTCCTGCCCCCAGGGGTCTCTGAGCCCCGCGACCTCGCTGGCACAG gtctcAGAGCGGCCCCGGAGCCTCCCTCTGGCCCCCGAATCTGAGAACACTGTGTGA